The following proteins come from a genomic window of Hymenobacter canadensis:
- a CDS encoding 2'-5' RNA ligase family protein, with protein sequence MPEPIAPLILTLALDADSQRFFDALRQQHFPPERNFLQAHLTLFHHLPGSDYAPICQTLTELTSAEAPLMLSVTGVRFLGRGVAYSLENSRLQALHQHLQTRWQPSLTPQDQQKLKPHVTVQNKVDPAVARSLHQELAADFQPFEATGTGLQLWAYRGGPWEALQTFAFKATA encoded by the coding sequence ATGCCTGAACCTATTGCCCCGCTCATCCTTACGCTGGCGCTTGATGCTGACAGCCAACGTTTCTTCGATGCGCTCCGGCAGCAGCACTTCCCACCCGAGCGCAACTTTCTGCAGGCGCACCTGACGCTGTTTCACCACCTGCCCGGCTCCGATTACGCCCCCATCTGCCAGACGCTGACCGAACTGACCTCGGCCGAAGCACCGCTGATGCTCAGCGTTACCGGGGTGCGGTTTCTGGGCCGGGGCGTGGCGTACTCGCTGGAAAACAGCCGGCTGCAGGCGCTGCACCAGCACCTGCAGACCCGCTGGCAGCCCAGCCTCACCCCGCAGGACCAGCAAAAGCTCAAGCCCCACGTGACGGTGCAGAACAAGGTGGACCCGGCGGTGGCGCGCAGCCTGCACCAAGAGCTGGCCGCCGATTTCCAGCCGTTTGAAGCCACCGGCACCGGCTTGCAGCTGTGGGCCTACCGCGGCGGCCCCTGGGAGGCGCTGCAGACGTTTGCCTTCAAAGCCACCGCCTAG
- a CDS encoding MFS transporter encodes MIQAAPATSAPVTDVIGKYRWTICGLVFFATTVNYLDRAVISLLKPYLETEFRWNSGDYANIEIAFKLAYSLGMLGVGRIIDKLGTKMGYALSTFLWSLAAIGHAFVSSTLGFSVARAFLGVTEAGNFPAAIKTTAEWFPQKERALATGIFNSGSNVGAIIAPLTVPLIAESIGWKWAFVITGALGFVWLLLWFVYYEVPARHARLTKAEFDYIHSDVDDLAAVAITTQPKVSWFKLLTFRQTWAFVVGKFLTDPIWWFYLFWLPDFLNKQYGLKGTEVALPVAAVYVLSSIGSVGGGWVPLNFMRNGMPAFRARKLSMLLIACCVFPIVFAQYLGQLNMWLAVLVIGIAAAAHQAWSANIFTTVSDMFPKRAVASVTGIGGMAGGLGGILLSALVQKRMFVYYESIGELQTAYFIMFWICGGAYLLAWVLMHFLAPKMKQIDLDAEPATR; translated from the coding sequence ATGATACAAGCTGCCCCTGCTACTTCGGCCCCTGTCACCGATGTGATTGGCAAATACCGCTGGACCATCTGTGGTCTGGTGTTCTTTGCCACCACCGTCAACTACCTCGACCGGGCCGTTATTTCCCTGCTCAAGCCCTACCTGGAAACCGAGTTCCGGTGGAACTCCGGCGACTACGCCAACATCGAAATTGCCTTCAAGCTGGCGTATTCGCTGGGGATGCTAGGCGTGGGGCGCATCATCGATAAGCTGGGCACCAAGATGGGCTACGCGCTGTCCACGTTTCTGTGGAGTTTGGCCGCCATCGGGCACGCGTTTGTGAGTAGCACGCTGGGCTTTTCGGTGGCGCGGGCGTTTCTGGGCGTCACGGAGGCCGGCAACTTCCCGGCCGCCATCAAAACCACTGCCGAGTGGTTTCCGCAGAAGGAGCGGGCCCTGGCTACCGGTATTTTCAACTCCGGCTCCAACGTGGGGGCCATTATTGCGCCGCTCACGGTGCCGCTCATTGCCGAATCTATTGGTTGGAAATGGGCCTTTGTGATTACCGGCGCGCTGGGCTTTGTGTGGCTGCTGCTGTGGTTCGTCTACTACGAAGTGCCGGCCCGCCACGCCCGGCTCACCAAAGCCGAGTTCGACTACATCCACAGCGACGTGGACGATCTGGCCGCCGTGGCCATCACCACCCAGCCCAAGGTGTCGTGGTTTAAGCTGCTCACGTTTCGCCAGACCTGGGCCTTCGTGGTAGGTAAGTTCCTGACGGACCCGATCTGGTGGTTCTACCTGTTTTGGTTGCCCGACTTCCTCAACAAGCAATACGGCCTCAAGGGCACCGAGGTAGCCCTGCCGGTAGCGGCCGTGTACGTGCTGTCGAGCATTGGCAGCGTGGGCGGCGGCTGGGTGCCGCTCAACTTCATGCGCAACGGCATGCCGGCCTTCCGGGCCCGCAAGCTGTCCATGCTGCTGATTGCCTGCTGCGTGTTCCCGATTGTGTTTGCGCAGTACCTGGGGCAGCTGAATATGTGGCTGGCAGTACTCGTGATTGGCATTGCGGCGGCGGCCCACCAGGCTTGGAGCGCCAACATCTTCACCACCGTGTCGGATATGTTCCCGAAGCGGGCCGTGGCCTCCGTGACCGGCATCGGCGGCATGGCCGGCGGGCTGGGTGGCATCCTGCTGTCGGCGCTGGTGCAGAAGCGCATGTTTGTGTACTACGAAAGCATCGGGGAGTTGCAGACGGCCTATTTCATCATGTTCTGGATTTGTGGCGGCGCCTACCTGCTGGCCTGGGTGCTGATGCACTTCCTGGCCCCGAAAATGAAGCAAATCGACCTCGACGCCGAACCCGCCACCCGTTAA
- a CDS encoding T9SS type A sorting domain-containing protein produces MKKNLLALLLLVGSHNLLAQLPTSSFAVTSACPANAGNPSVLQQVNTDGSLTPIGTVSSNGTPLIVNALGSDDNDRTVIYGMNVVQPVTAINFNTPPNLYRISLSTAEATNLGAVAPPPRPTDVSTQPQAGESGFIDTEITLNFIGDGDASSNYYVAGATFRVFYVFDLTFPTILRPVRVSDLRLHVGVVALPTFPATPPVWRRLDASDPATAAVIASYQAEVQTYLNSNGTAPVPQGGIQDWVFDVRTGNLVSYLGQDDKFITISTPGAGPVGVTTQPTTPIPTQQDIGSMFTDRDGNIYAVDADGGTIYKLDRLTGNYSGQSYGAAFGCSRGDAVSLPGALPLPVTLTEFRAEASGRAVRLTWATASEQNAEAFLVERRHEGSAWQTIQTVRAGNQPKGQRYTTLDTAPLKGPLYYRLAMRDTDGTLAYSPVQVVKMTGKLALQTYPNPSPDGHLNVLLTEPSTAETTLELLSATGQMVRRLQPAAGLTTIQLDAHTLPGGLYYLRVRQAGQTSTVPIALTHKGL; encoded by the coding sequence ATGAAAAAGAACCTACTCGCTCTTCTACTGCTTGTTGGGAGTCATAATCTACTGGCGCAGCTACCTACCAGCAGCTTCGCCGTGACGTCGGCCTGCCCGGCCAATGCCGGCAACCCGTCGGTGCTGCAGCAGGTGAATACCGATGGCTCGCTTACACCCATCGGCACCGTCAGCAGCAACGGGACACCCCTCATCGTCAATGCCCTGGGCTCCGACGACAATGACCGGACAGTGATTTACGGGATGAATGTGGTGCAGCCCGTCACGGCCATCAACTTCAACACGCCGCCCAACCTCTACCGCATCAGCCTGAGCACGGCTGAGGCCACCAACCTGGGCGCCGTGGCCCCGCCGCCGCGCCCCACCGATGTCAGCACGCAGCCCCAAGCCGGCGAGTCGGGCTTCATCGATACGGAAATCACGCTCAACTTCATTGGTGACGGCGACGCCAGCTCCAACTACTACGTGGCCGGCGCCACGTTCCGGGTGTTCTACGTGTTCGACCTCACCTTCCCCACTATACTGCGGCCGGTGCGCGTGTCGGACCTGCGGCTGCACGTGGGCGTGGTGGCGCTTCCCACCTTCCCGGCCACGCCGCCGGTGTGGCGCCGCCTCGACGCCTCCGACCCAGCCACGGCGGCCGTCATTGCCAGCTACCAGGCTGAGGTGCAGACCTATTTGAACAGCAACGGCACGGCCCCGGTCCCGCAGGGCGGCATCCAGGACTGGGTGTTTGACGTGCGCACCGGCAATCTGGTGAGCTACCTCGGCCAGGATGATAAATTTATCACCATCAGCACGCCAGGGGCCGGGCCGGTGGGCGTCACCACCCAGCCCACCACGCCCATTCCTACCCAGCAGGATATCGGCTCGATGTTTACGGACCGCGACGGCAACATTTACGCGGTAGATGCCGATGGCGGCACTATCTACAAGCTCGACCGGCTGACCGGCAACTACTCGGGCCAGTCGTACGGGGCGGCTTTTGGCTGCTCCCGCGGCGATGCCGTGAGCCTGCCGGGCGCGCTACCGCTGCCCGTTACGCTCACCGAATTCCGGGCCGAAGCCAGCGGCCGGGCCGTGCGCCTGACCTGGGCCACCGCCAGCGAGCAGAACGCCGAGGCGTTTCTGGTGGAGCGCCGCCACGAGGGGTCCGCCTGGCAGACCATCCAGACGGTGCGGGCCGGCAACCAGCCCAAAGGCCAGCGCTACACCACCCTGGACACCGCGCCGCTGAAGGGGCCGCTCTACTACCGCCTGGCCATGCGCGACACGGATGGCACGCTCGCCTACTCGCCGGTACAGGTCGTGAAGATGACCGGCAAGCTTGCCCTGCAAACCTACCCCAACCCCTCTCCCGACGGCCATCTGAACGTGCTGCTAACTGAGCCCAGCACCGCCGAAACCACGCTGGAGTTGCTCAGCGCCACGGGCCAGATGGTACGCCGCCTGCAGCCAGCCGCGGGCCTCACCACCATTCAGCTGGATGCGCACACGTTGCCCGGCGGCCTCTACTACTTGCGCGTGCGGCAGGCCGGTCAGACGAGCACCGTGCCCATAGCCCTGACGCACAAGGGGCTATAA
- the fbp gene encoding class 1 fructose-bisphosphatase yields MSITSENAIAQPVGTTLERYIMRKQAEFPFATGELSQLLRDIALAGKIVNREVNRAGLTSIIGAMGQQNVQGEAQQKLDVEANIRFIRALTNGGEACAVLSEEEDDIIHTGNCQGKYVVAIDPLDGSSNIDVNISIGTIFSIYRRVTPVGQEATADDFLQGGRRQVAAGYILYGSSTMLVYTTGHGVVGFTYENSLGEFFLSHPSIRIPAGGTTFSCNEGHWFDYPQYVRDYLLACKQQRLSGRYVGSLVADYHRNLFTGGIYLYPPTTKNRHGKLRLLYEGYPLAFVIEQAGGRAETGTGPVLDVVPTEFHQRAPLFVGSADMVHRLAGLAALEAPAV; encoded by the coding sequence ATGAGTATTACGTCTGAAAACGCTATTGCCCAGCCGGTGGGCACCACGCTGGAGCGCTACATCATGCGCAAGCAGGCCGAGTTTCCGTTTGCCACCGGCGAGCTGAGCCAGCTGCTGCGCGACATTGCGCTGGCCGGCAAAATCGTAAACCGCGAAGTGAACCGGGCCGGCCTGACCAGCATCATCGGGGCCATGGGCCAGCAGAACGTGCAGGGCGAGGCGCAGCAGAAGCTGGACGTGGAAGCCAACATCCGCTTCATCCGGGCCCTCACCAACGGGGGCGAGGCCTGCGCCGTGCTCAGCGAGGAAGAAGACGACATCATCCATACCGGCAACTGCCAGGGTAAGTACGTGGTGGCCATCGACCCGCTCGACGGCTCCAGCAACATCGACGTCAATATCAGCATCGGCACCATCTTCAGCATCTACCGGCGCGTGACGCCGGTGGGGCAGGAGGCCACCGCCGACGACTTTCTGCAGGGCGGCCGCCGGCAGGTGGCGGCCGGCTACATCCTGTATGGCTCCAGCACCATGCTCGTGTACACCACCGGGCACGGCGTGGTGGGCTTCACCTACGAAAACTCGCTGGGCGAATTCTTCCTCTCGCACCCCAGCATCCGGATTCCGGCGGGCGGCACCACCTTCTCCTGCAATGAAGGCCACTGGTTCGACTACCCGCAGTACGTGCGCGACTACCTGCTGGCCTGCAAGCAGCAGCGCCTGAGCGGCCGCTATGTGGGCTCGTTGGTGGCTGATTACCACCGCAACCTGTTCACGGGCGGCATCTACCTCTACCCGCCCACGACCAAAAACCGCCACGGCAAGCTGCGGCTGCTCTACGAGGGCTACCCGCTGGCCTTCGTGATTGAGCAGGCTGGCGGCCGGGCAGAAACCGGCACCGGCCCGGTGCTGGACGTGGTGCCCACTGAGTTTCACCAGCGCGCTCCGCTGTTTGTAGGCTCCGCCGACATGGTGCACCGCCTCGCAGGCTTGGCGGCCCTGGAAGCCCCAGCTGTATAG
- a CDS encoding nuclear transport factor 2 family protein, with product MKKLLLLLALLLPVLTFAQSKKDQAATKEVEVLERQRFEAQVKKDYAVLEKVFADDLVYTHSNGKQNNKTEYIQSIREGKSQYDKIEVEALNVRAYNDGKAAVVNGTITITLPNKPDGTPNLAHLKYVVVQVKDPKKGWQVVLWQSQKQPDAKS from the coding sequence ATGAAAAAGCTCCTGTTACTGCTGGCGCTGCTGCTGCCGGTGCTCACCTTTGCCCAAAGCAAGAAAGACCAAGCCGCCACCAAAGAAGTGGAAGTGCTGGAACGCCAGCGGTTCGAGGCCCAGGTGAAAAAGGACTACGCCGTGCTGGAAAAAGTCTTTGCCGACGACCTGGTGTACACCCACTCCAACGGCAAGCAGAACAACAAAACCGAGTACATCCAGAGCATCCGCGAGGGAAAAAGCCAGTACGATAAAATCGAGGTGGAAGCCTTGAACGTGCGCGCCTACAACGACGGCAAAGCCGCCGTGGTGAACGGTACTATCACCATCACGCTACCCAACAAGCCCGACGGCACGCCCAACCTGGCCCACCTCAAGTACGTGGTGGTGCAGGTGAAAGACCCGAAGAAAGGCTGGCAGGTGGTGCTCTGGCAAAGCCAGAAGCAGCCCGACGCCAAGAGCTAG
- a CDS encoding aldehyde dehydrogenase family protein: MPKIISPQVEFSSLLNQMKAVTPEVFTADGNGFLNLMEGRWQEPGQPREFISPVDGTQLGWLPMLGHDTALRAVQAAKKEAADWARVDLDERKRKVQDCLDQLRQHVELTGKLIMWEIGKTYKLGFTDIDRAIEGVQWYVDNIEGMLGSRKPLGLVSNIASWNYPMSVLLHAVLVQVLCGNSVIAKTPTDGGFISLSLTFAIARRCGLPVSLVSGSGGELSDVLVKNDAVDCLSFVGGRYNGRNIADALSSEHKRYMLEMEGVNTYGIWNFSDWDGLADQLKKGYDYGKQRCTAYVRFVVERRLFPQFVETYWNTIKGLKVGNPTLVDSADDKLPDLAFGPVINRAQAEDLDRLYADALKTGATPIYEGKLDESLFLPGQDMSSYRAPRALVNLPRQSELYFKEPFGPIDSIVLVDRVEELVGEMNISNGALVGALASDDEKWAQRTAKEVRAFKMGINKLRSRGDREEVFGGLGESWKGAFVGGALLVEAVTEGDKPILGNFEEATLLPEKI, encoded by the coding sequence ATGCCAAAGATCATTTCGCCCCAAGTGGAATTCAGCAGCCTGCTGAACCAGATGAAAGCCGTGACGCCCGAAGTTTTCACGGCCGACGGCAACGGATTCCTCAATCTGATGGAAGGCCGCTGGCAGGAGCCGGGCCAACCCCGCGAGTTTATTTCGCCCGTGGATGGCACCCAGCTGGGCTGGCTGCCCATGCTCGGCCACGATACGGCCCTGCGCGCCGTGCAGGCTGCCAAAAAGGAAGCCGCCGACTGGGCCCGCGTCGACCTGGACGAGCGCAAGCGCAAAGTGCAGGACTGCCTCGACCAGCTGCGCCAGCACGTCGAGCTCACCGGCAAGCTCATCATGTGGGAAATCGGCAAAACCTACAAGCTGGGCTTCACCGACATTGACCGCGCCATCGAGGGCGTGCAGTGGTACGTCGATAACATCGAAGGCATGCTGGGCTCGCGCAAGCCGCTGGGCCTCGTCAGCAACATTGCCTCCTGGAACTACCCGATGTCGGTGCTGCTGCACGCGGTGCTGGTGCAGGTGCTGTGCGGCAACTCCGTCATTGCCAAAACGCCTACCGATGGCGGCTTCATTTCGCTGAGCCTGACCTTCGCCATTGCCCGCCGCTGCGGCCTGCCCGTGTCGCTGGTGAGCGGCTCGGGCGGCGAGCTGAGCGACGTGCTGGTGAAAAACGACGCCGTAGACTGCCTCAGCTTCGTGGGTGGGCGCTACAACGGCCGCAACATCGCCGACGCCCTCAGCTCGGAGCACAAGCGCTACATGCTGGAAATGGAAGGCGTGAACACTTACGGCATCTGGAACTTCTCCGACTGGGACGGCCTCGCCGACCAGCTCAAGAAGGGCTACGACTACGGCAAGCAGCGCTGCACCGCCTACGTGCGCTTCGTGGTGGAGCGCCGCCTGTTTCCGCAGTTCGTGGAAACCTACTGGAACACCATCAAGGGCCTGAAAGTAGGCAACCCCACGCTGGTAGACTCGGCCGACGACAAGCTGCCGGACTTGGCCTTCGGCCCGGTTATCAACCGCGCCCAGGCCGAAGACCTGGACCGCCTCTACGCCGACGCCCTCAAAACCGGCGCCACCCCCATCTACGAGGGCAAGCTGGATGAAAGCCTGTTCCTGCCCGGCCAGGATATGAGCTCCTACCGCGCCCCTCGCGCCCTGGTGAACCTGCCGCGCCAGAGCGAGCTGTATTTCAAGGAGCCCTTCGGCCCCATCGACAGCATCGTGCTGGTAGACCGTGTAGAAGAGCTGGTAGGCGAGATGAACATCAGCAACGGCGCCCTAGTCGGCGCCCTGGCCTCCGACGACGAGAAGTGGGCCCAGCGCACCGCCAAGGAGGTCCGCGCCTTCAAAATGGGCATCAACAAGCTCCGCTCGCGCGGCGACCGGGAAGAAGTATTCGGCGGCCTAGGCGAATCTTGGAAAGGGGCCTTCGTGGGCGGCGCGCTGCTGGTAGAAGCCGTAACGGAAGGCGACAAGCCGATTCTGGGCAACTTCGAGGAGGCCACGCTGCTGCCAGAGAAAATCTAG
- a CDS encoding amidohydrolase family protein, giving the protein MACLKMGLTPHEALAAVTINAAWAIGQQQHCGSLEPGKRADLLVLDVRNYEEIPHWLGEKPVRSVVLSGQLQ; this is encoded by the coding sequence ATGGCGTGCCTGAAAATGGGCCTCACGCCCCACGAAGCCCTGGCCGCCGTCACCATCAACGCGGCCTGGGCCATTGGCCAGCAGCAGCACTGCGGCAGCCTGGAGCCCGGCAAGCGCGCCGATCTGCTGGTGCTGGACGTGCGCAACTACGAGGAAATCCCGCACTGGCTTGGCGAAAAACCCGTGCGCAGCGTGGTGCTGAGCGGGCAACTGCAATAG